The following are from one region of the Terriglobia bacterium genome:
- a CDS encoding type II toxin-antitoxin system PemK/MazF family toxin gives MAKIPAEWFPRRGEVYIADMDKPRPVVVISSNSLNSFSYDVCVVPITRVRRQVYSIRPRIPAGQGGLRTDSWAKCDQVTTVERIDLHYPPAGTLSAESMGAIAEKIRTALELD, from the coding sequence ATGGCCAAAATTCCCGCCGAGTGGTTTCCCCGCCGTGGCGAGGTTTATATCGCTGACATGGACAAGCCCCGGCCCGTAGTCGTCATTTCCTCGAATTCGCTCAACAGCTTCTCGTACGATGTATGTGTCGTGCCGATAACGCGCGTCAGGCGCCAGGTTTATTCAATTCGCCCACGCATTCCGGCGGGCCAAGGCGGCTTACGAACCGACTCATGGGCCAAGTGCGATCAGGTCACGACCGTGGAGCGTATCGACTTGCACTATCCTCCGGCCGGAACTCTTTCCGCCGAATCCATGGGCGCCATTGCCGAAAAAATTCGAACCGCGCTCGAACTCGACTGA
- the mqnC gene encoding dehypoxanthine futalosine cyclase → MSLTNAQALDFFRSDDLIGLGLDADAMRRRLHPDGIVSYIIDRNINYTNFCTEYCTFCAFYRPLKGKMAAEGYILDYDTIYEKIAETVQLGGTGVLMQGGLHPDLKIDWHEGMLRGIKQRFPRVHLHCYSASEIIAIAEYSGLTIRDTIARLRDAGLDSIPGGGAEILDDEVRYRIARLKCLTGDWLNVHRTAHQLGMRTTATMMFGVGETIEHRVNHLQRLYDLQEETGGFTAFIPWSFQPKNTALGGRGWDEATAVEYLKVLAVSRLFLSNFLNVQSSWVTQGLKVCQLGLRFGGNDVGSVMIEENVVRSAGVANCTTEEELRHMIRDAGFRPVRRDTLYRTYFLN, encoded by the coding sequence ATGTCGCTGACCAACGCTCAAGCGCTCGACTTTTTTCGCTCCGACGACCTGATCGGCCTCGGCCTGGATGCCGACGCCATGCGCCGCCGTCTGCATCCCGACGGCATCGTCAGCTACATCATCGACCGCAACATCAATTACACCAACTTCTGCACCGAGTACTGCACCTTCTGCGCCTTCTACCGGCCGCTGAAGGGCAAGATGGCCGCCGAAGGCTACATCCTCGATTACGACACCATCTACGAAAAAATCGCCGAGACCGTGCAGCTCGGTGGCACCGGCGTGCTCATGCAGGGCGGCCTGCATCCCGACCTGAAGATCGACTGGCACGAAGGAATGCTGCGCGGCATCAAGCAGCGCTTCCCGCGCGTCCACCTGCACTGCTACTCGGCGTCGGAGATCATCGCCATCGCCGAATACAGCGGGCTCACCATCCGCGACACCATCGCCCGCCTGCGCGACGCCGGGCTCGACTCCATTCCCGGCGGTGGCGCCGAAATTCTGGACGATGAGGTCCGCTACCGCATCGCGCGCCTCAAATGCCTTACTGGCGACTGGCTCAACGTTCACCGCACCGCGCACCAGCTCGGCATGCGCACCACCGCCACCATGATGTTCGGAGTCGGCGAGACCATCGAGCACCGCGTCAACCACCTGCAGCGCCTCTACGACCTGCAGGAAGAAACCGGCGGCTTCACCGCCTTCATCCCGTGGAGCTTTCAGCCAAAGAACACGGCGCTGGGCGGGCGCGGCTGGGACGAGGCCACCGCGGTCGAATACCTCAAGGTGCTGGCCGTCTCGCGCCTGTTCCTCTCCAACTTCCTCAACGTGCAATCGAGCTGGGTAACGCAGGGCCTGAAGGTCTGCCAGCTCGGGCTGCGCTTCGGCGGCAACGATGTCGGCTCGGTGATGATCGAGGAAAACGTGGTGCGCTCCGCCGGGGTCGCCAACTGCACCACCGAGGAAGAACTCCGCCACATGATCCGCGACGCCGGCTTCCGCCCGGTGCGGCGCGACACGCTCTACCGCACCTATTTTCTGAATTAG